The stretch of DNA AAATaaccagaaataacataaaacttgGTCTCTGCAGTCAgacaggcctgggttcaaatcctcatCTGGCCCATCTGTAGCTGTGACCTGGACTGGTATCTTCAGCCCTAGCAGCCTCAGCTTCTGTCTCGGTAAAATGGGACAGTAATGGGTCCACCTCCAAGGCTACAGGGAGGATTGCACAAGATAATACTGGGGGTTGGTGTCACCGCAGGAAGCAGCCCCGAGGCTGGGGGAAGCGGGAAGGTGATGGTCTCCTGACAgctcccccttccccaccccagggGCCTTGGTGTGGACAGCAAGCCAGAGCTGCAGCGCGTCCTGGAGCACCGTCGGCGGAACCAGCTCatcaagaagaagaaggaggagctggAAGCCAAGCGGCTGCAGTGCCCTTTTGAGCAGGAGCTGCTGAGACGGCAGCAGAGGCTGAACCAGGTGGGTGATGGGCACCCAGCCAGGATCAAGCATCCTCCAGGGCTGTCCTCCAGGGAGGAGCTCTGCTGTGGCCACAACCAGTAAGAGGGAAGAGGATCAGCAGACAGAGCACTGGACTAAGAGTCCACGCCTGGCCTGAGTCCTCCCTCTGCCATTCACTTTGCTAGGTCCTTAGGGTGAGTGGCTTCCCgtctctgaacctcagcttcctcactggCCCAGTGTACTGCACGCTGGTTCTGATTTCATTCTTACAACTGTCTTGCATGCCAGGTGGCATtcctgttttagagatggggaacCTGAGGCCCAGAGCGGGTGAGTGATTTGAACCAGGCTTCACAAGGAGAACTCAGTCTCGTGCTCTGTGCCCCAGCTACCAGGCTGGCAGCAAAACTCATCCTCAGGTTGGTTCTGTTTCCCCACTGAGTGGGCCCTTGGTCCAAACTCCATAGGTTTTCAGGGTAGGAATCCCCCTAGCTCCACCCCCTTCAACCCTCTGCTTCTCCCTCCTTCAGCTGGAGAAACCACCGGAGAAGGAAGAGGATCACGCCCCGGAGTTTATTAAAGTCAAGGAAAACCTGCGGAGAATTGCCACACTGACCAGCGAAGAGAGAGCGCTGTAGGGCCGGCTGCCAGGCTCAGGCCACCACCCACCCTGGCCTGGACACCCTCCTCCAGCCCTTCTGCACCTGGCAGCCCTGGGCCCCAGGCCTTGGGACGTCTGTGATGTTCCCACCTGCTTCTGTAGAAATGTGTCACCCCAGAGGGCCTGGCtctccctgggaggctggggccccTAAGCTCCTAGGCTTTTCCTTCCAAGCACCCAGACCTTCTGCTCCAAGAGGGAAAACTTGCATCCCTCCCTGCAGGGAGTTCGGAGCCCAGCACAGGGGGTTTCTCTGGCAGAATTGAGGAGGAAGAGGCAGCCCTCTGGCTTGACAAGCCTTCTGTTCTGCCCGGGCCTTCCCACCAGGAATCTCCAAGGCTCCCCAGGGCCCCGCTTCTCCACGCACCCCGCTCCTAGGTCTCAGAGAACTCCCCCACCTGTGATTTTACCTGCAGCCAGCAGAGCTTAGCTTCAAAGACACCCGCCTCCAAAGCACTGAGGGGAGGACGGGCAGGGCAGACCGCAGGTGGCCTTGTTGCTGCCATCCTGACCAGGTGGGAGGACACTAACAAAGACAGCTGTTTAGGGTCTTCTCCCCTCACCCATGCTTTCATCATCCCCTCCGCACAGCGCCCACCgccaccccacccctgccccgtCCAAGCCTTCTAACCACACCTGCACCCAGAAGTCTGCAGCAGTGCCTCACAAACTTGATTGTGCATACAAATcactggggatcttgttaaataCAGCTTCTAACTCAGTAGATCTGGGGTGGGGGCTGAgatcctgcatttctaacaagctcccaggtgaggcGGAGGCTGCTGGTGTGAGGACCATGCTGTGAGCAGCAGGGCGTGAGTGCCCAGGGCTGGTATGTATTAGAAATATCACGCCTGAAGCCATCGCTGGCCCCCACCTCCCGTGGACTGATGCCCCAGGGATTCCTACCCGACCTCTGCAACCCCAGGTTTTCTTCATTATCCACCCCACCCCAGACTTCCACCCCCAGGAATTCTCTATGAAGACTTTGGCCTAGCAAATTGTGTTGGTTATGTGAGTGTTGTTTTAATCAGAGATGTATGTGATTGCCAATCTGCATTTCTTACCAGTGTGACCACACTGTTATGATGCAattctagccaaaaaaaaaaaaagaattttttgttttactttttcctacAGTCTTAAGGAAAGCAAATATACAATGATTTCCAATAGGCTTCTGGAATAGAAACAGTGGTTTGAAGACCCCACTGCCGCCTTTATGGACTGGCCCCTTTGAGTCTATATCCCAGGCCTCTGTCACCTGAGACCCAACCCCTAACTGGGCCAACTCCAGTGAATAtacccatttttcttcttcagaaggCGTTTCGTATGTGAGACCCACTTATTTTAACCTTTTGCTCCTAtcccatttttaaagaattagagaATAAACCAGGCCTGTTCTTTTCCCCTGAAATCCCTGCCTCTGGCTTCCTAAACCCATCATCTAAGGTGACAGAGCAGTGCTGGAATAGTATCTCCTTTCGCTTCCCCCAAAACAGCCACAAAGAGCTGCCACTGGCATGCTTTCTGATTCCTGGAAGCAAACGTGGGACTGCCGGAGGAAAGTGATTGTCCTGGTCTTACTCAAAACTGGGTGGTTTGAGGGTGACTGAGGTCGTGCTTTTCCTGTGTGTGCTGCCAGCACAGGGCTGTAAATGCAGATACTCTGCCTGTGTGCATATAAAGTCGAGCTCAAAGAGGCTCCTGAATGTGACTGGCGTGCTGAGAATGTGGTTATGCTGTTTAATGTATGCCAGGTGAGGGTTATGCTGAAGATGCACAATCCCTAAAATAAAGATCACCACATCCCCAAAGAAGCAGCCCTCGGGTCCATGTGTTGTTCAGACATGTGAAGAGAAGCAAGACAGAAGGTCTCAGATAGATGAGGGGTCCCCAAGGGAATGCCTGGGGCTTTACCCGGTGGTCCCCAGAGGTGCTCCATGGAGGCAACAAGTCTTTCCGTGAAGCCCCAGAAGCAGAAGGGACCTCAAGCGCCACGCCCTCCAGGGCAGCCGTGCAGAAGACCTTGGTTCACTCTTCACGGGTCGTCCCAACTCCTTATCTCCAGCCACTCCAACTGTGGAGGCTGTAAACCCAGATTCTCACTGTTCCAGTCTCCTTTGCAGCGCAGGATGGCTATGTGATTCGGTGTGGCCAATGAAATTGAAGAGGAAGTCTACAGGGGCTTCCGGGAAAGCTTACGCTTTTCTGATAAAAGACACAGACATAGCTAACATCTCCCTGGCCGCCTTCTTTCTGCTTTGATTGAGGGTGTGATGCCTGGAGCCACAGCAGCCACCTTGCTACCATGAGAAAAAGGCCAAGAGACTCACAGAGTCATTGACCCTATCATTATTTCACCAAGCCAATGCCAGCCACCATCCTTCTCCATAattcatgtaaataaaataaatccctctTTGTTTAAACCATTGTTGGTCAGTCTCTGTTACTTGCAACCAAAATCATCCCTAAATGACAGAGAAAGCCAGTCCCTGCCTGTCCAAAACTACCTGCAGGCTGTGCTAAAAATCCAGATTCAACCTTCCCATCAGAAGCCTGTTGGATCAGGATCCCCAGCTGCAATGCCTGGGATCTGTTTTTCTGTACCTTCCCCATATAGCCTACCTAGCATGAGTCTGAAAACTGGTACTTGGACATCACTAATGCACacatcattcaacaaatatttattaagtgcctgctCCATGCCAGGAAGCATGCCATGGGCTGGGGCACAGTGGAGAACAAAGGTACAGTGCCTCCCCCTCATCTGCTGACTGCAGTGGCCTCCTCCCAACTGGTGTCCCCTACTGGCCTTGTCTCTACACCCTG from Piliocolobus tephrosceles isolate RC106 chromosome 2, ASM277652v3, whole genome shotgun sequence encodes:
- the FAM107A gene encoding actin-associated protein FAM107A isoform X3 yields the protein MAQRLGEWARGPSDATGLYRAVLLRSAAMYSEIQRERADIGGLMARPEYREWNPELIKPKKLLNPVKASRSHQELHRELLMNHRRGLGVDSKPELQRVLEHRRRNQLIKKKKEELEAKRLQCPFEQELLRRQQRLNQLEKPPEKEEDHAPEFIKVKENLRRIATLTSEERAL
- the FAM107A gene encoding actin-associated protein FAM107A isoform X4; the protein is MYSEIQRERADIGGLMARPEYREWNPELIKPKKLLNPVKASRSHQELHRELLMNHRRGLGVDSKPELQRVLEHRRRNQLIKKKKEELEAKRLQCPFEQELLRRQQRLNQLEKPPEKEEDHAPEFIKVKENLRRIATLTSEERAL
- the FAM107A gene encoding actin-associated protein FAM107A isoform X2, with the protein product MGAAQGKKKTYSPQARFHSENEKQRRNGSAAMYSEIQRERADIGGLMARPEYREWNPELIKPKKLLNPVKASRSHQELHRELLMNHRRGLGVDSKPELQRVLEHRRRNQLIKKKKEELEAKRLQCPFEQELLRRQQRLNQLEKPPEKEEDHAPEFIKVKENLRRIATLTSEERAL